A genome region from Micromonospora inyonensis includes the following:
- the ssd gene encoding septum site-determining protein Ssd, giving the protein MPPRTDVRPHRRLPLVVTADVDLLDDLLRLAAAGGTEVEVAADPAAARSRWSPAPLVLVGGDQAQPCLRARLPRRARLVLVGHTGAADPGWEVAELIGAEHVATLPAAEPWLVDRFAECAPQQATADARVVAVLGGRGGAGASVLAGGLAVTAARARLRTLLVDADPLGGGLDLVLGWEQLEGLRWPALTDADGRVDPPALVQALPSRGDLVVLSGDRGDPLPLPAPAMAATLDAARRGRDLVVVDLPRQFDDAAVLALQAADRVFLVVPAELRATAAAAQVAAAAAPHCTDLAVIVRGPAPGRLRAAEVARALGLPLAGTLRPEPGISRGLERGEAPAATGRGPLAILCQRIVADLTGRSVEGAA; this is encoded by the coding sequence ATGCCACCCCGTACCGATGTCCGGCCGCACCGACGACTCCCGCTGGTCGTCACCGCGGACGTCGACCTCCTCGACGACCTCCTCCGGCTCGCCGCAGCGGGCGGTACGGAGGTCGAGGTGGCTGCCGACCCGGCGGCGGCCCGGTCCCGGTGGTCGCCGGCCCCGCTGGTGCTCGTCGGCGGTGACCAGGCGCAGCCTTGCCTGCGTGCCCGGCTGCCGCGTCGGGCCCGGCTGGTGCTGGTCGGGCACACCGGCGCGGCCGACCCCGGCTGGGAGGTCGCCGAGCTGATCGGCGCGGAACACGTCGCGACCCTGCCCGCGGCCGAACCATGGCTCGTCGACCGGTTCGCCGAGTGCGCGCCCCAGCAGGCCACCGCCGATGCCCGGGTGGTGGCCGTGCTCGGTGGCCGGGGTGGCGCGGGCGCGAGCGTCCTCGCCGGTGGTCTGGCGGTCACCGCCGCCCGGGCCCGGCTCCGGACCCTCCTCGTCGACGCCGATCCGCTCGGTGGCGGCCTCGACCTGGTGCTCGGCTGGGAGCAGTTGGAGGGGCTGCGCTGGCCGGCGCTCACCGACGCCGACGGCCGGGTCGATCCGCCCGCTCTGGTCCAGGCCCTGCCCAGCCGGGGCGATCTGGTGGTCCTCTCCGGGGACCGGGGCGACCCGCTGCCGCTGCCCGCACCCGCGATGGCCGCAACGCTCGACGCCGCCCGCCGAGGCCGGGACCTGGTCGTGGTCGACCTGCCCCGCCAGTTCGACGACGCCGCCGTGCTCGCGCTGCAAGCTGCCGACCGGGTGTTCCTGGTGGTCCCCGCCGAGCTGCGGGCCACGGCCGCAGCGGCCCAGGTGGCAGCCGCCGCCGCACCGCACTGCACCGACCTGGCGGTGATCGTCCGGGGCCCCGCGCCGGGGCGGCTCAGGGCCGCCGAGGTGGCCCGGGCACTCGGCCTGCCGCTCGCGGGCACGCTTCGACCCGAGCCGGGCATCTCGCGTGGCCTGGAGCGGGGCGAGGCCCCGGCGGCGACCGGCCGTGGCCCGCTCGCCATCCTCTGCCAGCGCATCGTCGCCGACCTGACCGGCCGGTCCGTGGAAGGTGCGGCATGA
- a CDS encoding DUF4244 domain-containing protein — MARLRGDAGMNTAEYAVGTLAAVAFAGILLKVLTSGNVQSALTAVIDRALK, encoded by the coding sequence ATGGCCCGCCTGCGCGGGGACGCCGGGATGAACACCGCCGAGTACGCCGTGGGTACCCTCGCCGCCGTCGCCTTCGCCGGCATCCTGTTGAAGGTTCTGACCAGCGGAAACGTGCAGTCGGCGCTGACCGCGGTGATCGACCGGGCCCTGAAGTGA
- a CDS encoding DEAD/DEAH box helicase yields the protein MTSAATVSTGSGPGPAPAELLRRLRARSAADPVTHVERVPPRPGVPVPWPLWVPPELRAAFERRGVVAPWRHQAEAASLAYDGQHVVVATGTASGKSLAYQLPALATLLADPRATVLYLAPTKALAADQFRAVAELELDGVRPACYDGDTPRAEREWIRRHSRFVLTNPDMVHHGILPGHAHWSGFLRRLTHVIVDECHTYRGVFGSHVAHVLRRLRRQCARFRSAPVFVLASATSGDPATAAGRLTGLPVAAVTEDTSPRGGVTFALWEPPLLPATADDASQDLTPTRRSALRETADLLADTVAAGVRTLAFVRSRRGAEVVASTARRALDEAVPGLGARVAAYRAGYLREERRALERALLDGDLLGLASTNALELGVDLVGLDAVLICGYPGTRASLWQQAGRAGRSGGEALAVLMARDDPLDTYLVHHPEALFGAPVEATVLDPANPYVLAPQLACAAAEAPLTPADLELFGEGAKEAVDTLVAAQALRQRPTGWYWRHRERPEVDLRGSGGAPVCVVESATGRLLGTVDGGSSHFLVHPGAVYLHQGVSYVVDDLDLADGCALVHAEEPDWSTHARDVTSLSVVSVRSSVDAGPVRLFLGEVDVTSQVVSYQRRRLSSGEVIDTRPLDLPARELRTVAVWFTVRPEALAGAGVEPADVPGGLHAAEHAAIGLLPLVATCDRWDIGGLSTALHPDTEAPTVFVYDGHPGGAGFAERAYGTAAAWLRATRDAIVECGCETGCPSCVQSPKCGNGNNPLGKADAVRVLDVVLANLPDATGEPSTTVPVHRTQA from the coding sequence GTGACCTCCGCAGCCACCGTCTCGACCGGCTCCGGACCCGGGCCCGCCCCGGCCGAGCTGCTGCGCCGGCTGCGCGCCCGGAGCGCCGCCGACCCGGTCACCCACGTCGAACGGGTGCCACCCCGGCCGGGCGTACCGGTGCCGTGGCCGCTGTGGGTTCCGCCGGAGCTGCGCGCGGCGTTCGAGCGGCGCGGCGTGGTCGCGCCGTGGCGGCACCAGGCGGAGGCGGCGAGCCTGGCGTACGACGGCCAGCACGTGGTGGTCGCCACCGGCACCGCGTCCGGCAAGTCCCTGGCGTACCAACTCCCGGCGCTGGCCACCCTGCTGGCCGACCCCCGGGCCACGGTGCTCTACCTCGCGCCGACCAAGGCGCTCGCCGCCGACCAGTTCCGTGCCGTAGCCGAACTGGAGCTGGACGGCGTACGCCCCGCCTGCTACGACGGGGACACTCCGCGCGCCGAGCGGGAGTGGATCCGCCGGCACTCCCGGTTCGTGCTGACCAACCCGGACATGGTGCACCACGGGATCCTCCCCGGGCACGCGCACTGGTCCGGCTTCCTGCGCCGGCTGACCCACGTCATCGTCGACGAGTGCCACACCTACCGGGGTGTCTTCGGCTCGCACGTCGCCCACGTGCTGCGCCGGCTGCGGCGGCAGTGCGCCCGGTTCCGGAGCGCCCCGGTGTTCGTGCTCGCCTCGGCCACGTCCGGCGACCCGGCTACGGCGGCCGGACGACTCACCGGACTGCCGGTGGCCGCCGTCACCGAGGACACCTCGCCGCGCGGCGGGGTGACCTTCGCGCTCTGGGAGCCACCGCTGCTGCCCGCCACCGCCGACGACGCGTCGCAGGACCTGACCCCGACCCGCCGGTCGGCGCTGCGCGAGACCGCGGACCTGCTCGCCGACACGGTCGCTGCGGGCGTACGCACCCTCGCGTTCGTCCGGTCGCGGCGAGGTGCCGAGGTGGTGGCGAGCACCGCCCGCCGCGCCCTCGACGAGGCGGTGCCGGGGCTCGGCGCGCGGGTGGCCGCGTACCGGGCCGGCTACCTGCGCGAGGAACGGCGGGCGCTGGAGCGGGCGCTGCTCGACGGCGACCTGCTCGGGCTCGCCTCGACCAACGCGCTGGAGCTCGGCGTCGACCTGGTCGGGCTGGACGCGGTGCTGATCTGCGGGTACCCGGGCACCCGGGCCTCGCTCTGGCAGCAGGCGGGGCGGGCGGGGCGCTCCGGTGGCGAGGCGCTCGCCGTGCTCATGGCCCGGGACGACCCGCTCGACACCTATCTGGTGCACCATCCGGAGGCGCTGTTCGGGGCACCGGTCGAGGCGACCGTGCTCGACCCGGCCAACCCGTACGTGCTGGCCCCACAGCTGGCCTGCGCGGCGGCCGAAGCCCCGCTGACCCCTGCCGACCTGGAACTCTTCGGCGAGGGGGCGAAGGAGGCGGTGGACACGTTGGTCGCGGCCCAGGCGCTGCGGCAGCGGCCGACCGGCTGGTACTGGCGGCACCGGGAACGACCCGAGGTGGACCTGCGCGGCTCCGGCGGCGCCCCGGTCTGCGTGGTGGAGTCGGCGACCGGACGACTGCTCGGCACGGTCGACGGAGGCTCGTCGCACTTCCTGGTCCACCCCGGCGCGGTCTACCTGCACCAGGGCGTCTCGTACGTGGTGGACGACCTGGACCTCGCCGACGGCTGCGCGCTGGTGCACGCCGAGGAGCCGGACTGGTCCACCCACGCCCGGGACGTCACCTCGCTGTCGGTGGTGTCGGTCCGCTCGTCCGTCGACGCCGGACCGGTGCGGTTGTTCCTCGGCGAGGTGGACGTGACCAGCCAGGTGGTCTCGTACCAGCGGCGGCGGCTCTCCTCCGGTGAGGTGATCGACACCCGGCCGCTGGACCTGCCGGCCCGCGAGTTGCGGACGGTCGCGGTCTGGTTCACCGTCAGGCCGGAGGCGCTGGCCGGGGCGGGGGTGGAGCCGGCCGACGTGCCGGGCGGACTGCACGCCGCCGAGCATGCGGCGATCGGCCTGCTGCCGCTGGTGGCGACCTGTGACCGGTGGGACATCGGCGGGCTCTCCACGGCGCTGCATCCGGACACCGAGGCGCCAACGGTGTTCGTCTACGACGGGCATCCCGGCGGGGCGGGCTTCGCGGAGCGGGCGTACGGGACGGCGGCGGCGTGGCTGCGGGCGACCCGGGACGCGATCGTCGAGTGCGGCTGCGAGACCGGCTGCCCGTCCTGCGTCCAGTCCCCGAAGTGCGGCAACGGCAACAACCCGCTCGGCAAGGCGGACGCGGTGCGGGTCCTCGACGTGGTGCTGGCGAACCTGCCGGACGCAACGGGCGAACCTTCGACGACGGTGCCGGTCCATCGAACGCAGGCATAG
- a CDS encoding alpha/beta fold hydrolase: MNPTVTASVTVGTLRVPDATLHYEVRGRGPLVVLVGAPMDAASFAPLADLLAVDHTVLTTDPRGIHRSPVDDPDRDSTPELRADDLSRLLTHLDAGPAAVLGSSGGAVSALALAQAHPGQVHTVVAHEPPLDELLDDREELRARIEEMVATYLTGDTAGAWRQFLAVANIQMPEEMVEAMFGGERDPQAVADEHFQYAHMLIPTTRWQPDLPALRSGATRIVVGIGEESGGQLCDRTSRALAAGLGVAPTMFPGDHIGFVGDPERFAVRLREVLAEG, encoded by the coding sequence ATGAACCCCACCGTGACCGCTTCCGTCACCGTCGGCACCCTGCGCGTCCCCGACGCCACCCTCCACTACGAGGTACGCGGCCGGGGCCCGCTGGTGGTGCTGGTCGGCGCGCCCATGGATGCCGCGTCGTTCGCGCCCCTGGCCGACCTGCTCGCCGTCGACCACACCGTGCTCACCACCGACCCCCGGGGCATCCACCGGAGTCCGGTCGACGACCCCGACCGCGACTCGACCCCCGAACTGCGCGCCGACGACCTGTCCCGACTGCTGACCCACCTGGACGCCGGGCCGGCGGCGGTCCTCGGCTCCAGCGGCGGCGCGGTCAGCGCGCTGGCGCTCGCGCAGGCCCATCCCGGACAGGTGCACACCGTCGTCGCGCACGAACCGCCGCTCGACGAGTTGCTCGACGACCGGGAGGAGTTGCGGGCCCGTATCGAGGAGATGGTCGCCACCTACCTGACCGGTGACACCGCGGGCGCGTGGCGGCAGTTCCTGGCCGTGGCGAACATCCAGATGCCCGAGGAGATGGTCGAGGCGATGTTCGGCGGGGAACGTGACCCGCAGGCGGTGGCGGACGAGCACTTCCAGTACGCGCACATGCTTATCCCGACCACCCGCTGGCAGCCCGACCTGCCGGCCCTGCGGTCCGGTGCCACCCGGATCGTCGTCGGCATCGGGGAGGAGTCCGGCGGTCAGCTCTGCGACCGCACCTCGCGGGCGCTCGCGGCGGGGCTCGGCGTCGCGCCGACCATGTTTCCCGGCGACCACATCGGCTTCGTCGGCGATCCGGAGCGGTTCGCCGTCCGGCTGCGCGAGGTCCTGGCCGAGGGGTGA
- a CDS encoding Rv3654c family TadE-like protein: MRGRRNEETARAGDRGGASVLLLAVGLVVLLVGLFGAATGVARTARQQARVAADFAALAGAGISLRGEEIACRRAAELAVANGAQVVGCALDGLDLQVTVEVTIAPLPGLHRKAAATSRAGPVRG, from the coding sequence TTGCGCGGCAGGAGGAACGAGGAGACGGCGAGAGCGGGGGATCGGGGTGGGGCGAGTGTCCTGCTGCTCGCGGTGGGACTGGTGGTCCTGCTCGTCGGGCTCTTCGGCGCGGCGACCGGCGTCGCCCGTACGGCTCGGCAGCAGGCGCGGGTGGCGGCCGACTTCGCGGCCCTGGCCGGGGCGGGCATCAGTCTCCGGGGCGAGGAGATTGCCTGCCGCCGGGCCGCCGAACTGGCCGTCGCCAACGGTGCTCAGGTGGTCGGGTGCGCTCTGGACGGGCTGGACCTCCAGGTGACGGTGGAGGTGACGATCGCACCGCTGCCCGGGCTGCACCGGAAGGCCGCCGCCACCTCCCGTGCCGGCCCGGTACGTGGCTGA
- a CDS encoding STAS domain-containing protein, producing the protein MELSLATRAVGEHTVLEVGGEVDVYTAPRLRERLIELIDGGARRVVVDLGRVDFLDSTGLGVLVGALKRLRSAGGTFALVCDKEPLLKIFRITALDQVFPLHPTVDAAVAADPSAPGA; encoded by the coding sequence ATGGAGCTGTCACTGGCGACCCGCGCCGTGGGGGAGCACACGGTGCTCGAGGTCGGTGGTGAGGTCGACGTCTACACCGCCCCCCGTCTGCGCGAGCGTCTCATCGAGCTGATCGACGGCGGTGCGCGCCGGGTGGTGGTCGACCTGGGCCGGGTCGACTTCCTCGACTCCACCGGTCTCGGAGTGCTGGTCGGGGCGCTGAAGCGGCTCCGGTCGGCCGGCGGCACCTTCGCTCTGGTCTGCGACAAGGAGCCGTTGCTCAAGATCTTCCGGATCACCGCGCTCGACCAGGTCTTCCCGCTGCACCCGACGGTCGACGCGGCGGTCGCCGCCGACCCGTCCGCCCCGGGCGCGTGA
- a CDS encoding type II secretion system F family protein produces the protein MAHRRSHRSPGQRRRPSGPDAEATSRRRPDVVRLTAGLAGIAVAVVVGGWPGLVGGALAGATLDRLLRRIEPPAVRNRRLTEVADLPLAADLLAAAMRAGAPVDRAVIAVAEALGGPLADRLGRVGRTLLLGGTPEEAWVHLAPVAGADRLVNAAVRSAQSGAALAGALGRLADDLRTDRAVAAEASARRAGVLIVLPLGLCFLPAFILAGLVPVIVAVLGDVL, from the coding sequence ATGGCACACCGACGCTCGCACCGTTCCCCCGGCCAGCGGAGACGCCCGTCGGGCCCGGATGCTGAGGCGACGTCCCGACGACGGCCGGACGTCGTCCGGCTCACCGCCGGTCTCGCCGGGATCGCGGTCGCCGTGGTCGTCGGCGGCTGGCCCGGGCTGGTCGGGGGAGCTCTGGCTGGGGCGACCCTCGACCGGCTGCTCCGCAGGATCGAGCCGCCGGCCGTCCGCAACCGACGACTCACCGAGGTCGCCGACCTGCCGCTCGCCGCCGACCTGCTTGCGGCGGCGATGCGCGCCGGCGCACCCGTGGACCGGGCGGTGATCGCCGTGGCGGAGGCGCTCGGTGGGCCGCTTGCCGATCGGCTCGGTCGGGTCGGCCGCACCCTCCTGCTGGGTGGGACGCCGGAGGAGGCGTGGGTCCACCTCGCCCCGGTGGCCGGGGCGGACCGACTGGTGAACGCCGCCGTCCGTTCGGCGCAGAGCGGCGCGGCGCTGGCCGGGGCCCTGGGCCGCCTGGCCGACGACCTCCGGACCGACCGGGCGGTCGCCGCCGAGGCGTCTGCCCGTCGGGCGGGCGTGCTGATCGTGCTGCCGCTGGGGCTCTGCTTCCTGCCGGCCTTCATTCTCGCCGGCCTGGTGCCGGTGATCGTCGCCGTCCTCGGTGACGTGCTCTGA
- a CDS encoding TadE family type IV pilus minor pilin: MTGRRWAGRARAPRIAAAPTAGERGSFTAELAAGLPALMLLLLAGLTVVSAATTKATCLDAAREAALAASRGESGRPAGARVAPAGADIAVEVGQDRVTVTVRAPVRALGANLPRITVAATAVAAVEPGTPFPAS; this comes from the coding sequence GTGACCGGCCGCCGGTGGGCCGGCCGTGCCCGTGCCCCGCGCATCGCCGCAGCACCGACCGCTGGTGAGCGGGGTTCGTTCACGGCCGAACTGGCGGCCGGCCTGCCGGCGCTGATGCTGTTGCTCCTGGCCGGGCTGACCGTGGTCAGCGCGGCGACCACGAAAGCCACCTGTCTGGACGCGGCCCGGGAGGCGGCGCTCGCCGCCTCCCGGGGCGAGAGCGGGCGGCCGGCCGGGGCCCGGGTCGCCCCGGCCGGGGCCGACATCGCGGTCGAGGTGGGTCAGGACCGGGTGACCGTGACGGTACGGGCCCCGGTGCGGGCGCTCGGCGCGAACCTGCCCCGGATCACGGTGGCCGCGACGGCCGTCGCCGCCGTCGAGCCCGGCACCCCGTTCCCCGCGTCGTGA
- a CDS encoding TadA family conjugal transfer-associated ATPase → MTDHPRSPHHPADRPAAVGELSARVRQRFAAEATPVTPAAVVSAVRAEPAAAVLGDTVVLRMADRVHDDLVGAGPLGPLLADPQVTDVLVNGTRVWIDRGDGLRQVAVPVGTVDDVRRLAQRLAAGAGRRLDDGSPFVDARLADGTRLHAVLPPVATSGPYLSLRTFRQRPFTLDELVDHGTVSPPVAPLLAAVVAARLAYLVTGGTGSGKTTLLNTLLGLVPVTERIVLVEDAAELRPVHPHVIGLQARTANVEGSGAVGLADLVRQALRMRPDRLVVGECRGGEVVDLLAALNTGHDGGAGTLHANAPSDVPARLEALGLLGGLPRAALHAQVTAALQVLLQMRRGRGGRVLESVSLLLPDGPDRLVTVVPAWVRGRGPGRAARNLGALLQQRGVPVPPILSPPWPGASGTPS, encoded by the coding sequence ATGACCGACCACCCCCGCTCGCCGCACCACCCGGCGGACCGTCCGGCCGCCGTCGGCGAACTCTCCGCCCGGGTACGCCAGCGCTTCGCCGCCGAGGCCACCCCGGTCACCCCGGCCGCGGTCGTCTCCGCGGTACGCGCCGAGCCCGCTGCCGCCGTCCTCGGTGACACCGTGGTGCTGCGGATGGCCGACCGGGTGCACGACGACCTCGTCGGGGCCGGGCCACTCGGGCCGCTGCTGGCCGACCCGCAGGTCACCGACGTGCTGGTGAACGGCACCCGGGTCTGGATCGACCGGGGCGACGGCCTGCGGCAGGTGGCCGTCCCGGTCGGGACGGTGGACGACGTGCGCCGGCTGGCACAGCGACTCGCGGCCGGCGCGGGCCGGCGGCTGGACGACGGTTCCCCGTTCGTGGACGCCCGGCTCGCCGACGGAACCCGGCTGCACGCCGTTCTGCCCCCGGTGGCGACCAGTGGGCCCTACCTGTCGCTGCGGACCTTCCGGCAGCGTCCGTTCACCCTCGACGAGCTGGTGGATCACGGCACGGTGTCCCCGCCGGTGGCCCCGCTGCTCGCCGCCGTCGTGGCGGCCCGGCTGGCGTACCTGGTCACCGGGGGCACCGGCTCCGGCAAGACCACTCTGCTGAACACCCTGCTCGGGCTGGTGCCGGTCACCGAACGGATCGTCCTGGTCGAGGACGCCGCCGAACTGCGCCCGGTGCATCCGCACGTCATCGGGTTGCAGGCCCGGACCGCCAACGTGGAGGGGTCGGGTGCGGTGGGCCTGGCCGACCTGGTGCGGCAGGCGCTGCGGATGCGGCCGGACCGGCTCGTGGTCGGGGAGTGCCGGGGCGGTGAGGTGGTCGACCTGCTCGCCGCCCTGAACACCGGCCACGACGGTGGGGCCGGGACGCTGCACGCCAACGCGCCGTCGGACGTACCGGCCCGGCTGGAGGCCCTCGGTCTGCTCGGCGGGTTGCCCCGCGCGGCCCTGCACGCCCAGGTGACCGCCGCCCTCCAGGTGCTGCTCCAGATGCGGCGGGGGCGTGGCGGCCGGGTGCTGGAGTCGGTCTCGCTGCTCCTGCCCGACGGGCCGGACCGCCTGGTCACGGTCGTGCCGGCCTGGGTACGTGGACGTGGTCCGGGACGGGCCGCCCGTAACCTCGGGGCGCTGCTCCAGCAGCGCGGCGTGCCGGTGCCGCCGATCCTGTCCCCACCGTGGCCCGGTGCGTCGGGGACGCCGTCGTGA
- a CDS encoding IS5 family transposase encodes MPAIPAWLIEPLWVQFAALLPDRPTYQPTHPLGCHRKRIDDRIVFDKLVQVLRFGCAYEAIADATCSATTIRGRRDEWIELGVFAQLKQIALDAYDRLVGLVLDDIAVDGCITKAPGGGEAAGRSPVDRGKQGMKRSLMVDGYGIPLGRVLAAANRHDSPLLGPTLDHLDDLGPLPQAITVHLDAGYDSQVTRALLAERGLTGEIAHKGDKAPIQASQRWHVERTNSWHNAFNRLQRCYERTEKVIDAFFDLADAIITVRSLIRRAWTLYRWNNRPARRR; translated from the coding sequence GTGCCTGCCATCCCAGCATGGCTGATCGAGCCGTTGTGGGTCCAGTTCGCCGCGCTGCTCCCCGATCGGCCGACCTACCAACCGACACATCCGCTGGGCTGTCACCGCAAGCGGATCGATGACCGCATCGTGTTCGACAAGCTGGTCCAGGTGTTGCGGTTCGGCTGCGCCTACGAGGCGATCGCCGATGCCACCTGTTCGGCCACCACGATCCGCGGCCGCCGTGACGAGTGGATAGAGCTTGGGGTGTTCGCCCAGCTCAAACAGATCGCCCTGGACGCCTACGACCGGCTCGTCGGCCTGGTCCTCGACGACATCGCCGTGGACGGCTGCATCACCAAGGCTCCCGGCGGCGGCGAGGCCGCCGGACGCTCACCGGTCGACCGGGGCAAGCAGGGCATGAAACGCTCGTTGATGGTCGACGGCTACGGCATCCCCCTCGGCCGGGTCCTGGCCGCCGCGAACCGACACGACTCACCCCTGCTCGGCCCCACCCTCGACCACCTCGACGACCTCGGCCCACTACCCCAGGCCATCACGGTGCACCTCGACGCCGGATACGACTCCCAGGTCACCCGCGCCCTGCTGGCCGAGCGCGGCCTGACCGGTGAGATCGCCCACAAGGGCGACAAGGCGCCCATCCAGGCGAGCCAACGGTGGCACGTCGAACGGACGAACAGCTGGCACAACGCGTTCAACCGGCTGCAACGCTGCTACGAACGAACAGAGAAGGTCATCGACGCCTTCTTCGACCTCGCCGACGCGATCATCACCGTCCGCAGCCTCATCCGGCGTGCATGGACCCTCTACCGGTGGAACAACCGACCCGCCCGCCGCCGATGA
- a CDS encoding sigma-70 family RNA polymerase sigma factor, with product MNRARAGDDEAFDYLVAPLRRELHAHCYRMLGSTHDADDALQDALLRAWRGLARFEGRSSLRSWLYAVATRVCLDTVAARGRRALPVDLGPASDNPVLGVAPLGRVAWLGPYPDGELTDGPAHPGARYEQREAVELAFVAALQHLPGNQRAALLLFEVLGFSAAEIATMMNTSTTSVNSALARARRLVAERVGPSSQQHTLRKIGDARLRQIVDGYASALENADADALVALLTEDVTWSMPPLPAWYAGIRTVTDFAVRVPLTGCGTWRHLPTHANGQPAVASYLDADGSGTHRAWSIDVLTLRGDRVASITSFLDPGVFRRFGLPASLP from the coding sequence CTGAACCGGGCACGGGCCGGCGACGACGAGGCGTTCGATTACCTCGTCGCGCCCCTGCGTCGGGAGCTGCACGCCCATTGCTACCGGATGCTCGGTTCGACCCACGACGCCGACGACGCACTCCAGGACGCCCTGCTGCGCGCCTGGCGGGGACTCGCCCGTTTCGAGGGGCGCAGTTCGCTGCGCTCCTGGCTGTACGCGGTGGCGACCCGGGTCTGCCTGGACACGGTGGCGGCCCGGGGGCGACGCGCACTGCCGGTGGACCTCGGTCCGGCCAGCGACAACCCGGTACTCGGCGTCGCGCCGCTGGGCCGGGTCGCCTGGCTCGGTCCGTACCCGGACGGGGAGTTGACGGACGGTCCGGCACACCCGGGCGCACGCTACGAGCAGCGGGAGGCCGTCGAACTCGCCTTCGTCGCCGCCCTCCAGCACCTACCGGGCAACCAGCGGGCGGCGCTGCTGCTCTTCGAGGTGCTCGGTTTCTCGGCCGCCGAGATCGCCACCATGATGAACACGTCGACCACGTCGGTGAACTCGGCATTGGCGCGGGCCCGTCGGCTCGTCGCAGAGCGGGTCGGCCCGTCCAGCCAGCAGCACACGCTGCGGAAGATCGGTGACGCGCGGCTGCGACAGATCGTCGACGGGTACGCCTCGGCGCTGGAGAACGCCGACGCGGACGCCCTGGTCGCGCTGCTGACCGAGGACGTCACCTGGTCCATGCCGCCGCTGCCCGCGTGGTACGCGGGCATCCGGACGGTCACCGACTTCGCGGTACGGGTGCCGTTGACCGGGTGCGGGACATGGCGTCACCTGCCCACCCACGCCAACGGGCAACCCGCCGTGGCCAGTTACCTCGACGCCGACGGCAGCGGTACGCACCGCGCCTGGTCGATCGACGTGCTGACCCTGCGCGGTGACCGCGTCGCGTCGATCACCTCGTTCCTGGATCCCGGGGTGTTCCGCCGCTTCGGCCTCCCGGCCAGCCTTCCCTGA
- a CDS encoding type II secretion system F family protein encodes MRHVVHLPGFRRSGPGRASGGRAAAGPPNRRDPSRPVGEGGPGTTGGHAGIGPTMPATATDAARRLVDAGGGVTSRWAASPRRNMVLTAGVGAVGGGLLAGPVAALVAAAYSALGMRALLRRRLTRSAERLRRHRLDQLGALAADLRAGLPVPTTLTDESALSGAGRSVPARVGDGPAAPDGVDPADRPERSVDDAAGPAPLDRIDRLTRAAIRLADRTGAPLAELVERIEADMRAMDRGLAAAAAQAAGARATAWLLAALPLGGIALGYGIGVDPVRVLLHTPVGAGCAVVATLLQVVGLLWAERLGATPGGAT; translated from the coding sequence CTGCGGCACGTCGTCCACCTCCCCGGGTTCCGGCGGTCCGGTCCGGGGCGTGCCAGCGGCGGGCGGGCTGCGGCGGGGCCACCCAACCGCCGCGACCCGTCTCGCCCGGTCGGCGAAGGCGGACCGGGCACCACCGGTGGGCACGCCGGGATCGGGCCGACCATGCCGGCAACGGCCACCGACGCGGCCCGGCGGCTCGTCGATGCCGGTGGGGGCGTCACCAGCCGCTGGGCGGCGTCGCCGAGACGGAACATGGTGCTGACAGCCGGTGTCGGGGCGGTCGGCGGTGGGCTGCTCGCCGGGCCGGTGGCCGCCCTGGTGGCTGCCGCGTACAGCGCCCTGGGCATGCGGGCCCTGCTCCGGCGTCGGCTGACCCGGTCGGCGGAACGACTCCGGCGGCATCGGCTGGACCAGCTCGGCGCGCTCGCCGCCGACCTGCGGGCCGGTCTGCCGGTCCCGACCACCCTCACCGACGAATCCGCGCTGTCGGGGGCCGGTCGGTCGGTCCCGGCCCGCGTGGGCGACGGACCCGCTGCCCCGGACGGTGTGGACCCGGCCGACCGGCCGGAGCGTTCTGTGGACGACGCCGCCGGTCCGGCCCCTCTCGATCGGATCGACCGGCTGACCCGGGCGGCCATCCGCCTCGCCGACCGGACGGGTGCGCCACTGGCCGAACTGGTGGAGCGGATCGAGGCCGACATGCGGGCGATGGATCGTGGCCTGGCCGCCGCAGCCGCCCAGGCCGCCGGGGCGCGGGCCACCGCCTGGCTGCTCGCCGCGCTGCCACTCGGCGGCATCGCCCTCGGATACGGGATCGGCGTCGACCCGGTCCGGGTGCTGCTGCACACCCCGGTCGGTGCCGGCTGCGCGGTCGTGGCAACCCTCCTCCAGGTCGTCGGACTGCTCTGGGCCGAACGGCTCGGCGCGACCCCCGGTGGGGCGACCTGA